One Drosophila santomea strain STO CAGO 1482 chromosome X, Prin_Dsan_1.1, whole genome shotgun sequence DNA segment encodes these proteins:
- the LOC120457280 gene encoding protein vav isoform X1, which translates to MASSSNSFGGVAGVNGDLWRECVAWLTRCKVIPPDHKAAQPDAEIRILAMTLRDGVLLCNLVIHLDPSSMDPREFNRKPQMAQFLCSKNIKLFLDVCHNNFGIRDADLFEPTMLYDLTNFHRVLITLSKLSQCRKVQQLHPDLIGFNLQLSPTERSHSDEAIYKDLHSTTTDNIACNGTGYDHTNTKEEEVYQDLCALHRTSRSQTASSTSFEQRDYVIRELIDTESNYLDVLTALKTKFMGPLERHLNQDELRLIFPRIRELADIHTRFLDKLRESLTPNAKIKMAQVFLDFREPFLIYGEYCSCLLSAIDYLADVCKKNQIIDQLVQKCERDYNVGKLQLRDILSVPMQRILKYHLLLDKLVKETSPLHDDYRSLERAKEAMIDVSQYINEVKRDSDHLVIIQKVKDSIFDLHLLQNGNGSDLLQYGRLLLDGELHIKAHEDQKTKLRYAFVFDKILIMVKALHIKTGDMQYTYRDSHNLADYRVEQSHSRRTLGRDTRFKYQLLLARKSGKTAFTLYLKSEHERDKWRKALTEAMESLEPPGCQSTDHKMEIYTFDAPTTCRHCSKFLKGRIHQGYRCKVCQISVHKGCISSTGRCKQNPVSMPPPVCDRQLSEFNWFAGNMDRETAAHRLENRRIGTYLLRVRPQGPSTAHETMYALSLKTDDHVIKHMKINQENSGDSMLYCLSSRRHFKTIVELVSYYERNDLGENFAGLNQSLQWPYKEVIATALYDYEPKAGSNQLQLRTDCQVLVIGKDGDSKGWWRGKIGDTVGYFPKEYVQEQKLASEEL; encoded by the exons atggccagcagcagcaacagttttgggggcgtggcaggcgtGAACGGGGATCTGTGGCGCGAGTGCGTCGCCTGGCTGACCAGGTGCAAGGTCATCCCGCCCGATCACAAGGCCGCCCAGCCGGACGCCGAGATCCGCATCCTGGCGATGACGCTGCGCGACGGAGTGTTGCTCTGCAACCTGGTCATCCATCTGGACCCCAGCAGCATGGATCCGCGCGAGTTCAATCGCAAGCCGCAAATGGCACAG TTCTTGTGCAGCAAGAACATCAAGTTGTTCCTGGACGTGTGCCACAACAACTTTGGGATCCGGGACGCCGATCTCTTCGAGCCGACGATGCTGTACGACCTGACCAACTTCCACCGCGTCCTCATCACGCTCTCCAAGTTGTCGCAGTGCCGCAAGGTGCAGCAACTGCATCCGGATCTTAT TGGCTTCAATCTGCAGCTTTCGCCCACGGAGCGTTCCCACTCGGACGAGGCCATCTACAAGGACCTGCATTCCAC TACCACCGACAATATTGCATGCAATGGAACCGGTTACGACCACACCAACACAAAAGAGGAGGAGGTGTACCAAGACCTGTGCGCCCTGCACAGGACGAGTAGAAGCCAG ACCGCCTCGTCGACGAGCTTCGAGCAGCGCGACTACGTCATCCGGGAGCTGATCGACACGGAGTCCAACTACCTGGACGTGCTCACTGCGCTGAAGACCAAGTTCATGGGTCCGCTGGAGCGGCACCTCAACCAGGATGAGCTGCGTCTCATATTCCCGCGCATCAGA GAGCTGGCCGATATCCACACAAGGTTCCTGGATAAGCTGAGGGAATCGCTGACACCTAATGCCAAAATAAAGATGGCCCAGGTGTTTCTCGACTTCCGCGAACCCTTCCTCATCTACGGCGAATACTGCTCTTGCCTGCTCTCCGCCATCGATTATTTGGCGGATGTGTGCAAGAAGAACCAGATCATTGACCAGCTAGTGCAGAAGTGCGAGCGGGACTACAATGTGGGCAAGCTGCAGCTGCGGGACATCCTCTCAGTGCCGATGCAGCGCATTCTCAAGTACCATCTGCTGCTGGATAAGCTGGTGAAGGAGACATCGCCGCTGCACGACGATTACCGCTCGCTGGAGCGGGCCAAGGAGGCAATGATAGACGTGTCGCAGTACATCAACGAGGTGAAGCGCGACTCCGACCACCTGGTCATCATACAGAAGGTGAAGGACAGCATCTTCGATCTCCATCTGCTGCAGAATGGTAACGGCAGCGATCTGCTGCAGTACGGCCGCCTGCTACTCGACGGCGAGCTGCATATCAAGGCGCACGAGGACCAGAAGACCAAGTTGCGTTACGCCTTCGTCTTCGACAAGATCCTCATCATGGTGAAGGCGCTGCACATCAAGACGGGCGACATGCAGTACACCTACCGCGACTCCCACAACCTGGCCGACTATCGCGTGGAGCAGAGTCATTCGCGACGCACTCTTGGCCGGGACACGCGTTTCAAGTACCAGCTCCTCTTGGCCCGCAAGTCGGGCAAGACGGCCTTCACTTTGTACCTAAAATCGGAGCACGAGCGGGACAAGTGGCGCAAGGCGCTAACCGAAGCCAT GGAAAGCCTGGAACCGCCTGGTTGCCAAAGTACAGACCACAAAATGGAGATCTACACGTTTGACGCCCCGACCACGTGCCGCCACTGCTCCAAGTTCCTCAAGGGCCGCATCCACCAGGGCTATCGCTGCAAGGTGTGCCAGATCAGCGTGCACAAGGGCTGCATCTCGTCCACGGGTCGTTGCAAACAGAATCCGGTTAGTATGCCGCCACCCGTCTGCGATCGTCAGTTGTCCGAGTTCAATTGGTTCGCGGGCAACATGGATCGGGAGACGGCGGCCCACCGGCTGGAGAACCGGCGCATAGGCACCTACCTGCTGCGAGTTCGTCCGCAGGGCCCATCAACTGCCCACGAGACGATGTATGCGCTTAGCCTAAA GACCGATGATCATGTGATCAAGCACATGAAAATCAACCAGGAGAACTCCGGCGACTCCATGCTCTACTGTTTATCCTCGCGGAGGCATTTCAAGACCATTGTCGAGCTGGTCTCCTATTACGAACGAAACGATCTGGGCGAGAACTTTGCGGG gCTAAATCAATCACTGCAGTGGCCTTACAAGGAGGTCATCGCCACCGCTCTCTATGACTACGAACCAAAAGCGGGCAGCAATCAGCTGCAGCTGCGCACTGACTGCCAGGTGCTGGTCATTGGCAAGGATGGGGACAGCAAGGGCTGGTGGCGTGGCAAAATCGGCGACACG GTGGGCTACTTTCCCAAGGAGTATGTGCAGGAGCAGAAACTGGCCAGCGAAGAGCTTTGA
- the LOC120457283 gene encoding uncharacterized protein LOC120457283 gives MLLPELLLLGLAVSLADSYDRSVNYWEAFAPGKLLQRLDALTVTDVDQSKVVRLPQLMQPVLAANQAQAKADENVDVDVDVEADAEAAVDDDVDSLSAETSHEGYSGEDYERNYEQFVKEYFDRAADDDDHDDGDGLEEEETQAEATNVRDQRCRQVKRKDGQLCEICRQLKNNEVSETCSYSHDDQPQQYAYGSGTEYKRYRDDPARKADQEQAEPVAPSSLCVRRQQKNSVCYECKDSKGQTIERCYDVQARKAKTRKKKASSTRPSTSVHKRKPRSQQSQQSEQEQRIYKRTISYSYAQGTDQQGEQPPGGTTDVPVPRQRRRRLVKITRRRGPAKVQ, from the coding sequence ATGCTGCTGCCGGAGCTGCTGCTACTCGGCTTGGCCGTCTCCCTGGCGGACAGCTATGACCGAAGCGTCAACTACTGGGAGGCCTTTGCGCCCGGCAAGCTGCTCCAGCGCCTGGACGCTCTTACCGTCACGGATGTGGACCAATCGAAGGTGGTTAGGCTGCCGCAGCTGATGCAGCCCGTCCTGGCAGCCAACCAGGCGCAGGCCAAGGCGGATGAGAatgtggacgtggatgtggatgtcgAGGCGGATGCAGAGGCGGCGGTCGACGACGATGTGGACAGTCTTAGTGCGGAGACCAGCCACGAGGGATACTCCGGCGAGGACTACGAGCGCAACTACGAGCAGTTCGTCAAGGAGTACTTCGATCGGGCTGCCGACGACGATGACCACGACGACGGCGATGgcctggaggaggaggagaccCAGGCAGAGGCCACCAATGTCAGGGATCAGCGCTGCCGGCAGGTCAAGCGGAAGGATGGCCAACTGTGTGAGATCTGTCGCCAGTTGAAGAACAACGAGGTGTCCGAAACGTGCAGCTACTCACACGACGATCAACCGCAGCAGTACGCCTATGGCAGCGGCACCGAGTACAAGCGTTACCGCGACGATCCCGCCCGGAAGGCGGACCAGGAGCAGGCTGAGCCGGTGGCACCCAGCAGTCTATGCGTGCGCCGTCAGCAGAAGAACAGCGTCTGCTACGAGTGCAAGGACAGCAAGGGCCAGACGATCGAACGCTGCTACGATGTGCAGGCCCGAAAGGCGAAGACCCGAAAAAAGAAAGCCTCCTCCACTCGTCCGTCCACCTCCGTCCACAAACGGAAGCCACGTTCccagcagtcgcagcagtcggagcaggagcagcgcaTCTACAAGCGCACCATTAGCTACAGCTATGCCCAAGGTACGGATCAGCAGGGGGAGCAGCCACCAGGCGGGACAACGGATGTGCCTGTGCCCCGCCAGCGTCGCAGGCGGCTGGTGAAGATCACGCGTCGGCGCGGACCAGCTAAAGTGCAATAA
- the LOC120457280 gene encoding protein vav isoform X3, whose translation MASSSNSFGGVAGVNGDLWRECVAWLTRCKVIPPDHKAAQPDAEIRILAMTLRDGVLLCNLVIHLDPSSMDPREFNRKPQMAQFLCSKNIKLFLDVCHNNFGIRDADLFEPTMLYDLTNFHRVLITLSKLSQCRKVQQLHPDLIGFNLQLSPTERSHSDEAIYKDLHSTDLNMRKASSIDATASASSSAEYYDRTSQSGSMDENSDITIENGTEDIDDYIEDSLSNMCDSTIDNDVEDAGVETPLLADCQGSHVRELSFDLALDVVTSTTDGASNAVTPTPESYARQSESPLAAAAPCVPVSAAPGPPMGRLVSTSSSSSSLLVSESQRLQRAAAAVYNYRSSMASTEHEYAYIYSEDDEKVYEDLCYVTFQAKAKPETASSTSFEQRDYVIRELIDTESNYLDVLTALKTKFMGPLERHLNQDELRLIFPRIRELADIHTRFLDKLRESLTPNAKIKMAQVFLDFREPFLIYGEYCSCLLSAIDYLADVCKKNQIIDQLVQKCERDYNVGKLQLRDILSVPMQRILKYHLLLDKLVKETSPLHDDYRSLERAKEAMIDVSQYINEVKRDSDHLVIIQKVKDSIFDLHLLQNGNGSDLLQYGRLLLDGELHIKAHEDQKTKLRYAFVFDKILIMVKALHIKTGDMQYTYRDSHNLADYRVEQSHSRRTLGRDTRFKYQLLLARKSGKTAFTLYLKSEHERDKWRKALTEAMESLEPPGCQSTDHKMEIYTFDAPTTCRHCSKFLKGRIHQGYRCKVCQISVHKGCISSTGRCKQNPVSMPPPVCDRQLSEFNWFAGNMDRETAAHRLENRRIGTYLLRVRPQGPSTAHETMYALSLKTDDHVIKHMKINQENSGDSMLYCLSSRRHFKTIVELVSYYERNDLGENFAGLNQSLQWPYKEVIATALYDYEPKAGSNQLQLRTDCQVLVIGKDGDSKGWWRGKIGDTVGYFPKEYVQEQKLASEEL comes from the exons atggccagcagcagcaacagttttgggggcgtggcaggcgtGAACGGGGATCTGTGGCGCGAGTGCGTCGCCTGGCTGACCAGGTGCAAGGTCATCCCGCCCGATCACAAGGCCGCCCAGCCGGACGCCGAGATCCGCATCCTGGCGATGACGCTGCGCGACGGAGTGTTGCTCTGCAACCTGGTCATCCATCTGGACCCCAGCAGCATGGATCCGCGCGAGTTCAATCGCAAGCCGCAAATGGCACAG TTCTTGTGCAGCAAGAACATCAAGTTGTTCCTGGACGTGTGCCACAACAACTTTGGGATCCGGGACGCCGATCTCTTCGAGCCGACGATGCTGTACGACCTGACCAACTTCCACCGCGTCCTCATCACGCTCTCCAAGTTGTCGCAGTGCCGCAAGGTGCAGCAACTGCATCCGGATCTTAT TGGCTTCAATCTGCAGCTTTCGCCCACGGAGCGTTCCCACTCGGACGAGGCCATCTACAAGGACCTGCATTCCAC CGACCTGAACATGCGGAAGGCGAGCAGCATAGACGCCACCGCGTCCGCCTCCTCGTCGGCGGAATACTACGACAGAACGTCGCAGAGCGGATCGATGGACGAGAATAGCGACATCACGATCGAGAACGGCACCGAGGACATCGACGACTACATCGAGGATTCGCTCTCCAACATGTGCGACTCGACCATCGACAACGATGTGGAGGATGCGGGCGTGGAGACGCCCTTGCTGGCCGACTGCCAGGGCAGCCATGTGCGCGAGCTGTCCTTCGATCTCGCCCTGGACGTGGTTACCTCCACCACGGATGGCGCCTCCAATGCGGTCACACCCACGCCGGAATCCTATGCCCGGCAATCGGAATCGCCGTTGGCTGCCGCAGCGCCATGCGTCCCAGTGTCGGCTGCACCGGGGCCACCAATGGGCCGTCTGGTGtccacctcctcctcatcgtcgTCGCTTCTGGTCAGCGAGAGCCAGCGGCTGCAGCGAGCGGCCGCCGCCGTCTACAACTACCGCTCCTCGATGGCGTCCACCGAGCACGAGTATGCCTACATCTACAGCGAGGACGACGAGAAGGTCTACGAGGACCTGTGCTACGTCACCTTCCAGGCGAAGGCCAAACCCGAG ACCGCCTCGTCGACGAGCTTCGAGCAGCGCGACTACGTCATCCGGGAGCTGATCGACACGGAGTCCAACTACCTGGACGTGCTCACTGCGCTGAAGACCAAGTTCATGGGTCCGCTGGAGCGGCACCTCAACCAGGATGAGCTGCGTCTCATATTCCCGCGCATCAGA GAGCTGGCCGATATCCACACAAGGTTCCTGGATAAGCTGAGGGAATCGCTGACACCTAATGCCAAAATAAAGATGGCCCAGGTGTTTCTCGACTTCCGCGAACCCTTCCTCATCTACGGCGAATACTGCTCTTGCCTGCTCTCCGCCATCGATTATTTGGCGGATGTGTGCAAGAAGAACCAGATCATTGACCAGCTAGTGCAGAAGTGCGAGCGGGACTACAATGTGGGCAAGCTGCAGCTGCGGGACATCCTCTCAGTGCCGATGCAGCGCATTCTCAAGTACCATCTGCTGCTGGATAAGCTGGTGAAGGAGACATCGCCGCTGCACGACGATTACCGCTCGCTGGAGCGGGCCAAGGAGGCAATGATAGACGTGTCGCAGTACATCAACGAGGTGAAGCGCGACTCCGACCACCTGGTCATCATACAGAAGGTGAAGGACAGCATCTTCGATCTCCATCTGCTGCAGAATGGTAACGGCAGCGATCTGCTGCAGTACGGCCGCCTGCTACTCGACGGCGAGCTGCATATCAAGGCGCACGAGGACCAGAAGACCAAGTTGCGTTACGCCTTCGTCTTCGACAAGATCCTCATCATGGTGAAGGCGCTGCACATCAAGACGGGCGACATGCAGTACACCTACCGCGACTCCCACAACCTGGCCGACTATCGCGTGGAGCAGAGTCATTCGCGACGCACTCTTGGCCGGGACACGCGTTTCAAGTACCAGCTCCTCTTGGCCCGCAAGTCGGGCAAGACGGCCTTCACTTTGTACCTAAAATCGGAGCACGAGCGGGACAAGTGGCGCAAGGCGCTAACCGAAGCCAT GGAAAGCCTGGAACCGCCTGGTTGCCAAAGTACAGACCACAAAATGGAGATCTACACGTTTGACGCCCCGACCACGTGCCGCCACTGCTCCAAGTTCCTCAAGGGCCGCATCCACCAGGGCTATCGCTGCAAGGTGTGCCAGATCAGCGTGCACAAGGGCTGCATCTCGTCCACGGGTCGTTGCAAACAGAATCCGGTTAGTATGCCGCCACCCGTCTGCGATCGTCAGTTGTCCGAGTTCAATTGGTTCGCGGGCAACATGGATCGGGAGACGGCGGCCCACCGGCTGGAGAACCGGCGCATAGGCACCTACCTGCTGCGAGTTCGTCCGCAGGGCCCATCAACTGCCCACGAGACGATGTATGCGCTTAGCCTAAA GACCGATGATCATGTGATCAAGCACATGAAAATCAACCAGGAGAACTCCGGCGACTCCATGCTCTACTGTTTATCCTCGCGGAGGCATTTCAAGACCATTGTCGAGCTGGTCTCCTATTACGAACGAAACGATCTGGGCGAGAACTTTGCGGG gCTAAATCAATCACTGCAGTGGCCTTACAAGGAGGTCATCGCCACCGCTCTCTATGACTACGAACCAAAAGCGGGCAGCAATCAGCTGCAGCTGCGCACTGACTGCCAGGTGCTGGTCATTGGCAAGGATGGGGACAGCAAGGGCTGGTGGCGTGGCAAAATCGGCGACACG GTGGGCTACTTTCCCAAGGAGTATGTGCAGGAGCAGAAACTGGCCAGCGAAGAGCTTTGA
- the LOC120457284 gene encoding receptor-binding cancer antigen expressed on SiSo cells, whose product MLQQIKMLLLGIITLCRRALCCFSRRRKLSHSGSGSGDQLQAVNVIVERGDFSASSAGQASGGRSAVARERDWNSWDDSPRTVEEHIEQYRQRMAQPPTPPKEEPEPDFFSELTPTIKPQMKFYLEDPSASAATSQQSDFSRLQAQDLVPISVNADLEDWVDDNAGGWEELDTSQTKQILREKRRELRHQRQPPVRPAPPTVGAQRLTDGQRAA is encoded by the exons ATGCTGCAGCAAATcaagatgctgctgctgggcatcATTACGCTGTGCCGCCGTGCCTTGTGCTGCTTCTCCAGGCGCCGCAAGCTGAGCCACAGCGGCTCCGGATCCGGTGACCAACTGCAGGCGGTGAACGTAATTGTGGAACGGGGTGACTTTTCCGCCTCCTCCGCTGGACAGGCCAGCGGTGGCAGGTCGGCGGTGGCGCGCGAGCGGGACTGGAACTCCTGGGACGACAGTCCGCGCACCGTGGAGGAGCACATCGAGCAGTATCGCCAGCGAATGGCACAGCCGCCTACGCCGCCCAAGGAGGAACCCGAGCCGGACTTCTTCAGT GAGCTGACGCCCACCATCAAGCCGCAGATGAAGTTCTACCTGGAGGATCCATCAGCCAGTGCGGCGACCAGCCAGCAAAGTGACTTTTCAAGACTGCAGGCCCAGGATCTGGTGCCTATTAGCGTAAAT GCCGATCTCGAGGACTGGGTGGATGATAATGCCGGTGGCTGGGAGGAGCTGGACACCTCTCAGACCAAGCAGATTCTGCGGGAAAAACGTCGCGAGTTGCGCCACCAGCGACAGCCGCCCGTCCGCCCAGCTCCGCCCACCGTGGGCGCTCAACGGCTGACCGACGGACAGCGAGCGGCGTAG
- the LOC120457280 gene encoding protein vav isoform X2: MASSSNSFGGVAGVNGDLWRECVAWLTRCKVIPPDHKAAQPDAEIRILAMTLRDGVLLCNLVIHLDPSSMDPREFNRKPQMAQFLCSKNIKLFLDVCHNNFGIRDADLFEPTMLYDLTNFHRVLITLSKLSQCRKVQQLHPDLIGFNLQLSPTERSHSDEAIYKDLHSTDLNMRKASSIDATASASSSAEYYDRTSQSGSMDENSDITIENGTEDIDDYIEDSLSNMCDSTIDNDVEDAGVETPLLADCQGSHVRELSFDLALDVVTSTTDGASNAVTPTPESYARQSESPLAAAAPCVPVSAAPGPPMGRLVSTSSSSSSLLVSESQRLQRAAAAVYNYRSSMASTEHEYAYIYSEDDEKVYEDLCYVTFQAKAKPEVTTDNIACNGTGYDHTNTKEEEVYQDLCALHRTSRSQTASSTSFEQRDYVIRELIDTESNYLDVLTALKTKFMGPLERHLNQDELRLIFPRIRELADIHTRFLDKLRESLTPNAKIKMAQVFLDFREPFLIYGEYCSCLLSAIDYLADVCKKNQIIDQLVQKCERDYNVGKLQLRDILSVPMQRILKYHLLLDKLVKETSPLHDDYRSLERAKEAMIDVSQYINEVKRDSDHLVIIQKVKDSIFDLHLLQNGNGSDLLQYGRLLLDGELHIKAHEDQKTKLRYAFVFDKILIMVKALHIKTGDMQYTYRDSHNLADYRVEQSHSRRTLGRDTRFKYQLLLARKSGKTAFTLYLKSEHERDKWRKALTEAMESLEPPGCQSTDHKMEIYTFDAPTTCRHCSKFLKGRIHQGYRCKVCQISVHKGCISSTGRCKQNPVSMPPPVCDRQLSEFNWFAGNMDRETAAHRLENRRIGTYLLRVRPQGPSTAHETMYALSLKTDDHVIKHMKINQENSGDSMLYCLSSRRHFKTIVELVSYYERNDLGENFAGLNQSLQWPYKEVIATALYDYEPKAGSNQLQLRTDCQVLVIGKDGDSKGWWRGKIGDTVGYFPKEYVQEQKLASEEL; encoded by the exons atggccagcagcagcaacagttttgggggcgtggcaggcgtGAACGGGGATCTGTGGCGCGAGTGCGTCGCCTGGCTGACCAGGTGCAAGGTCATCCCGCCCGATCACAAGGCCGCCCAGCCGGACGCCGAGATCCGCATCCTGGCGATGACGCTGCGCGACGGAGTGTTGCTCTGCAACCTGGTCATCCATCTGGACCCCAGCAGCATGGATCCGCGCGAGTTCAATCGCAAGCCGCAAATGGCACAG TTCTTGTGCAGCAAGAACATCAAGTTGTTCCTGGACGTGTGCCACAACAACTTTGGGATCCGGGACGCCGATCTCTTCGAGCCGACGATGCTGTACGACCTGACCAACTTCCACCGCGTCCTCATCACGCTCTCCAAGTTGTCGCAGTGCCGCAAGGTGCAGCAACTGCATCCGGATCTTAT TGGCTTCAATCTGCAGCTTTCGCCCACGGAGCGTTCCCACTCGGACGAGGCCATCTACAAGGACCTGCATTCCAC CGACCTGAACATGCGGAAGGCGAGCAGCATAGACGCCACCGCGTCCGCCTCCTCGTCGGCGGAATACTACGACAGAACGTCGCAGAGCGGATCGATGGACGAGAATAGCGACATCACGATCGAGAACGGCACCGAGGACATCGACGACTACATCGAGGATTCGCTCTCCAACATGTGCGACTCGACCATCGACAACGATGTGGAGGATGCGGGCGTGGAGACGCCCTTGCTGGCCGACTGCCAGGGCAGCCATGTGCGCGAGCTGTCCTTCGATCTCGCCCTGGACGTGGTTACCTCCACCACGGATGGCGCCTCCAATGCGGTCACACCCACGCCGGAATCCTATGCCCGGCAATCGGAATCGCCGTTGGCTGCCGCAGCGCCATGCGTCCCAGTGTCGGCTGCACCGGGGCCACCAATGGGCCGTCTGGTGtccacctcctcctcatcgtcgTCGCTTCTGGTCAGCGAGAGCCAGCGGCTGCAGCGAGCGGCCGCCGCCGTCTACAACTACCGCTCCTCGATGGCGTCCACCGAGCACGAGTATGCCTACATCTACAGCGAGGACGACGAGAAGGTCTACGAGGACCTGTGCTACGTCACCTTCCAGGCGAAGGCCAAACCCGAGGT TACCACCGACAATATTGCATGCAATGGAACCGGTTACGACCACACCAACACAAAAGAGGAGGAGGTGTACCAAGACCTGTGCGCCCTGCACAGGACGAGTAGAAGCCAG ACCGCCTCGTCGACGAGCTTCGAGCAGCGCGACTACGTCATCCGGGAGCTGATCGACACGGAGTCCAACTACCTGGACGTGCTCACTGCGCTGAAGACCAAGTTCATGGGTCCGCTGGAGCGGCACCTCAACCAGGATGAGCTGCGTCTCATATTCCCGCGCATCAGA GAGCTGGCCGATATCCACACAAGGTTCCTGGATAAGCTGAGGGAATCGCTGACACCTAATGCCAAAATAAAGATGGCCCAGGTGTTTCTCGACTTCCGCGAACCCTTCCTCATCTACGGCGAATACTGCTCTTGCCTGCTCTCCGCCATCGATTATTTGGCGGATGTGTGCAAGAAGAACCAGATCATTGACCAGCTAGTGCAGAAGTGCGAGCGGGACTACAATGTGGGCAAGCTGCAGCTGCGGGACATCCTCTCAGTGCCGATGCAGCGCATTCTCAAGTACCATCTGCTGCTGGATAAGCTGGTGAAGGAGACATCGCCGCTGCACGACGATTACCGCTCGCTGGAGCGGGCCAAGGAGGCAATGATAGACGTGTCGCAGTACATCAACGAGGTGAAGCGCGACTCCGACCACCTGGTCATCATACAGAAGGTGAAGGACAGCATCTTCGATCTCCATCTGCTGCAGAATGGTAACGGCAGCGATCTGCTGCAGTACGGCCGCCTGCTACTCGACGGCGAGCTGCATATCAAGGCGCACGAGGACCAGAAGACCAAGTTGCGTTACGCCTTCGTCTTCGACAAGATCCTCATCATGGTGAAGGCGCTGCACATCAAGACGGGCGACATGCAGTACACCTACCGCGACTCCCACAACCTGGCCGACTATCGCGTGGAGCAGAGTCATTCGCGACGCACTCTTGGCCGGGACACGCGTTTCAAGTACCAGCTCCTCTTGGCCCGCAAGTCGGGCAAGACGGCCTTCACTTTGTACCTAAAATCGGAGCACGAGCGGGACAAGTGGCGCAAGGCGCTAACCGAAGCCAT GGAAAGCCTGGAACCGCCTGGTTGCCAAAGTACAGACCACAAAATGGAGATCTACACGTTTGACGCCCCGACCACGTGCCGCCACTGCTCCAAGTTCCTCAAGGGCCGCATCCACCAGGGCTATCGCTGCAAGGTGTGCCAGATCAGCGTGCACAAGGGCTGCATCTCGTCCACGGGTCGTTGCAAACAGAATCCGGTTAGTATGCCGCCACCCGTCTGCGATCGTCAGTTGTCCGAGTTCAATTGGTTCGCGGGCAACATGGATCGGGAGACGGCGGCCCACCGGCTGGAGAACCGGCGCATAGGCACCTACCTGCTGCGAGTTCGTCCGCAGGGCCCATCAACTGCCCACGAGACGATGTATGCGCTTAGCCTAAA GACCGATGATCATGTGATCAAGCACATGAAAATCAACCAGGAGAACTCCGGCGACTCCATGCTCTACTGTTTATCCTCGCGGAGGCATTTCAAGACCATTGTCGAGCTGGTCTCCTATTACGAACGAAACGATCTGGGCGAGAACTTTGCGGG gCTAAATCAATCACTGCAGTGGCCTTACAAGGAGGTCATCGCCACCGCTCTCTATGACTACGAACCAAAAGCGGGCAGCAATCAGCTGCAGCTGCGCACTGACTGCCAGGTGCTGGTCATTGGCAAGGATGGGGACAGCAAGGGCTGGTGGCGTGGCAAAATCGGCGACACG GTGGGCTACTTTCCCAAGGAGTATGTGCAGGAGCAGAAACTGGCCAGCGAAGAGCTTTGA